The Pseudomonas chlororaphis subsp. piscium genome contains the following window.
ATATTCATATATTCGCCGCTCCAAATGCCTGGAGTGGCCCCAGTGTCCGACACTCTCAACCCCGCCGAACTGTTCAAGGCGCTTGCCGACGAAACCCGCAGCCGCATCGCCTTGCTCGTGACCCGCGAAGGCGAGTTGTGTGTTTGTGAGCTGACCGCCGCCCTGGGGCAGAGCCAGCCGAAGATCTCCCGGCACCTGGCGCTGTTGCGCAGCTGCGGCCTGCTGGCCGACCGCCGCCAGGGGCAGTGGATCTACTACCGGCTGCACCCGCAATTGTCACCCTGGGTGACCACACTGCTGCAGGACACGCTGGAGGCCAACAGCCCCTGGCTGCAGGCTGACCTGCAACGGCTGCAGACCATGGCCGATCGCCCCGTGCGCTGCTGCTGAATTCCCATCCACCTCACTTTTCCTGCTCAAGGCTGTCCGGCATGCTGACTGCTTCATTGATTTTCCTGCTGACCATTACCCTGGTGATCTGGCAGCCCAAGGGCCTCGGCGTGGGCTGGAGCGCGGTGTTCGGCGCGGTGCTGGCGTTGCTGTTCGGGGTGGTGC
Protein-coding sequences here:
- a CDS encoding metalloregulator ArsR/SmtB family transcription factor, yielding MSDTLNPAELFKALADETRSRIALLVTREGELCVCELTAALGQSQPKISRHLALLRSCGLLADRRQGQWIYYRLHPQLSPWVTTLLQDTLEANSPWLQADLQRLQTMADRPVRCC